A portion of the Physeter macrocephalus isolate SW-GA chromosome 15, ASM283717v5, whole genome shotgun sequence genome contains these proteins:
- the UQCRB gene encoding cytochrome b-c1 complex subunit 7, with the protein MASRPSVAASRKWLEGIRKWYYNAAGFNKLGLMRDDTIYENDDVKEAIRRLPENLYNDRVFRIKRALDLTMRQQILPKEQWTKYEEDKFYLEPYLKEVIRERKEREEWAKK; encoded by the exons ATGGCGAGTCGGCCTTCCG TTGCAGCATCAAGGAAATGGCTGGAGGGTATTCGAAAATGGTATTACAATGCTGCCGGGTTCAATAAACTGG GCTTAATGCGAGATGATACAATATATGAGAATGATGATGTAAAAGAAGCCATAAGAAGGCTTCCTGAGAACCTTTATAACGACAGGGTGTTTCGCATTAAGAGGGCACTGGACCTGACCATGAGGCAGCAGATCTTGCCTAAAGAGCAGTGGACAAAATATGAGGAG gataaattctaCCTTGAACCATATCTGAAAGAGGTTATtcgggaaagaaaagaaagagaagaatgggCAAAGAAATAA